In a genomic window of Rhizobium tumorigenes:
- a CDS encoding efflux RND transporter permease subunit has protein sequence MKKFNLSDWALEHRSLVWYFMIVFGIAGVFSYIGLGREEDPNFTIKTMIIQAQWPGASADEMSRQVTDRIEKKLEELGALDVTRSETTAGQSTVFVDLLDTTKAKDVPATWVRVRNLIADISGDFPSGVVGPTFNDSFGDVYGNIFAFTADGLTQRQLRDLVENARSKILTVPNVGKVNIDGAQDEVVYLEFSTRKIAALGIDRQSIIDTLSNQNAVTQSGFVDAGPERIALRVGGQFTSEESLKAINLRVNNRFFPLSDVATIRRGYIDPPTSLFRYNGKPAIGLSIGMRSGANLLEFGKGLDQKMEAIIADLPIGVDVARVSDQPAVVDEAVSGFTRALFEAIAIVLVISFVSLGARAGLVVAISIPLVLAITFCVMSYSGISLQRISLGALIIALGLLVDDAMIAVEMMVARLEVGDDLKTAATYVYTSTAFPMLTGTLVTVSGFIPVGLNSSAAGEFTFTLFVVIAVSLVVSWVVAVVFTPLLGVTLLPKTMKSHHEKKGRVASAFSWALRLCMRFRWITIIVTIAAFGLAVGGMGIVQQQFFPSSDRPELVVDWNLPHNSSIAETNRQMAQFEKEELSNNSDIAHWTTYVGGGAPRFILSFDVQTPDVSFGQMVIVTKSIAVRDQVRSKLQDYLNKTFPGTDAFVKLLDIGPPVGKPVQYRISGPDIQKLRDYSHQLAGIVGENPLLTNMTYDWNEPSRVVKVDVLQDKARQLGVTSADIANVLNSIVQGSSATQIRDDIYLINVVGRAQGSDRGSIEALKNLQLPGTSGNSVPLSAVANFHYELEQPEIWRRNRIPTVTIKAAVTGPTQPATIVTELQGKVDEFRKALPPGYTVADGGSVESSAKSQGPIVAVGPIMIFAMATILMLQLQSFSRLFLVFAVAPTALIGVASALLISNSPMGFVAILGILALIGILIRNSVILVVQIEHLRSEGRPPWFAVIEATEHRMRPIMLTAAAATLALIPISREIFWGPMAYAMMGGIVVGTVLTLLFLPALYVAWFRIRREEDPARHEPAAG, from the coding sequence GTGAAAAAATTCAATCTTTCCGACTGGGCGCTCGAGCACCGTTCGCTCGTCTGGTACTTCATGATCGTATTCGGCATCGCCGGGGTTTTCTCCTATATCGGCCTTGGCCGCGAGGAAGATCCGAACTTCACGATCAAGACGATGATCATCCAGGCCCAATGGCCGGGTGCATCGGCCGACGAAATGAGCCGCCAGGTCACCGACCGCATTGAGAAGAAACTTGAGGAGTTGGGGGCGCTCGACGTCACGCGCAGCGAGACCACGGCCGGGCAGAGCACTGTCTTCGTCGATCTTCTCGACACTACCAAGGCCAAGGATGTGCCCGCGACCTGGGTACGGGTTCGCAATCTGATCGCTGATATCAGCGGTGACTTTCCGTCCGGCGTCGTAGGTCCGACCTTCAACGATTCATTCGGCGACGTCTACGGCAACATCTTCGCGTTCACTGCGGACGGCTTGACCCAGCGGCAGTTGCGCGACCTCGTGGAGAATGCCCGCTCCAAGATACTGACAGTCCCGAACGTCGGGAAAGTCAACATTGACGGAGCGCAGGACGAGGTCGTCTATCTCGAATTTTCGACCCGCAAGATCGCCGCCTTGGGCATAGATCGCCAGTCGATCATCGACACGCTTTCCAATCAGAATGCGGTCACGCAGTCCGGCTTCGTCGATGCCGGCCCCGAGCGGATCGCGTTGCGCGTAGGTGGCCAGTTCACGTCGGAGGAAAGCCTCAAAGCGATCAATCTTCGCGTCAACAACCGCTTCTTCCCGCTTTCGGACGTCGCGACGATCAGGCGCGGTTACATCGACCCGCCGACTTCGTTGTTCCGTTACAATGGCAAGCCAGCTATCGGACTTTCTATAGGGATGCGCAGCGGCGCCAATCTTCTGGAGTTCGGCAAGGGCCTCGATCAGAAGATGGAAGCCATCATCGCAGACCTGCCAATCGGTGTTGACGTCGCGCGCGTTTCGGATCAGCCCGCCGTCGTGGATGAAGCCGTGTCAGGCTTCACCCGGGCTCTGTTTGAAGCAATCGCCATTGTCCTTGTCATCAGCTTCGTAAGCCTCGGCGCCCGTGCCGGGCTGGTCGTGGCGATCTCCATACCTCTGGTTCTTGCGATCACTTTTTGTGTGATGAGCTATTCAGGCATCTCGCTGCAGCGGATATCGCTCGGCGCACTGATCATCGCGCTCGGGCTGCTGGTCGATGACGCCATGATTGCGGTCGAAATGATGGTCGCGAGACTGGAGGTTGGTGACGATCTCAAGACGGCAGCGACGTATGTCTACACCTCCACGGCGTTCCCGATGCTCACCGGGACGCTCGTGACTGTCTCGGGCTTCATCCCCGTCGGCTTGAACAGCAGTGCTGCAGGTGAGTTCACATTCACGCTGTTCGTCGTCATCGCAGTTTCGCTGGTTGTCTCCTGGGTCGTGGCCGTGGTGTTCACGCCGCTCCTGGGCGTAACGCTCCTCCCCAAGACGATGAAGTCCCACCATGAGAAGAAAGGGCGCGTTGCAAGCGCGTTCTCGTGGGCTCTGAGGCTCTGCATGCGTTTCCGCTGGATCACCATCATAGTGACCATTGCGGCTTTCGGGCTTGCCGTCGGCGGCATGGGAATTGTGCAGCAGCAGTTCTTTCCGTCCTCGGACCGGCCTGAACTTGTCGTTGACTGGAACCTGCCGCACAACAGCTCGATTGCCGAAACGAACAGGCAGATGGCGCAATTCGAAAAGGAAGAGCTCTCCAACAATAGCGATATTGCTCATTGGACGACTTACGTCGGCGGAGGCGCACCGCGATTTATCCTGTCTTTCGACGTCCAGACGCCCGACGTATCTTTCGGCCAGATGGTCATCGTCACCAAAAGCATCGCCGTCCGCGATCAGGTGAGGTCCAAGCTGCAGGACTATCTCAACAAGACATTTCCCGGGACCGATGCCTTCGTCAAACTGCTCGACATCGGCCCTCCTGTCGGCAAGCCTGTACAATATCGTATCAGCGGTCCGGACATTCAAAAACTGCGGGATTACTCTCATCAGTTGGCAGGCATTGTCGGCGAGAATCCCCTTCTTACCAATATGACCTACGACTGGAACGAACCGTCGCGGGTGGTGAAGGTCGATGTGCTGCAAGACAAGGCCCGCCAATTGGGCGTGACGTCTGCCGACATCGCCAACGTGCTCAACAGTATCGTCCAGGGATCCTCGGCAACGCAGATCAGGGACGACATCTATCTGATCAACGTGGTCGGGAGGGCTCAGGGTTCCGATCGAGGCTCGATCGAGGCATTGAAAAATCTCCAGTTACCGGGAACAAGCGGCAACTCCGTGCCACTGTCGGCCGTTGCCAACTTCCACTATGAGCTTGAGCAGCCTGAAATCTGGAGACGCAACCGTATACCGACGGTCACCATCAAGGCCGCCGTAACCGGTCCGACGCAACCCGCAACAATTGTCACGGAACTTCAAGGCAAGGTCGATGAATTCCGCAAGGCGCTCCCTCCTGGCTATACTGTGGCGGATGGCGGCTCTGTCGAGAGCAGTGCAAAGTCACAGGGACCGATCGTCGCGGTTGGCCCTATCATGATCTTTGCAATGGCTACTATCCTCATGCTCCAGCTCCAGAGTTTCAGCCGGCTGTTCCTGGTGTTCGCTGTCGCTCCGACCGCATTGATCGGCGTGGCATCGGCGCTGCTGATCAGCAACTCGCCCATGGGCTTCGTGGCGATCCTCGGCATATTGGCGCTGATAGGCATCCTGATCCGTAACTCGGTCATCCTGGTGGTGCAAATCGAACATCTCAGAAGCGAAGGACGGCCTCCGTGGTTTGCCGTCATCGAGGCGACCGAACATCGGATGCGGCCGATCATGTTGACGGCGGCGGCGGCCACCCTGGCGCTCATTCCGATCTCCCGCGAGATCTTCTGGGGACCGATGGCTTATGCCATGATGGGCGGCATCGTGGTGGGTACCGTACTCACCCTGCTTTTCCTGCCGGCACTCTATGTGGCCTGGTTCCGCATTCGTCGAGAAGAGGACCCTGCCAGGCACGAGCCGGCCGCCGGGTAA
- a CDS encoding efflux RND transporter periplasmic adaptor subunit has product MSFRHFVLPVLGLVVLTSCQKEEAHKEPIRPVLSIIAKPSEASSLSLPGTVDARFETQLAFRVLGRVIARNVSVGDIVKKGDVVAAIDPLSLELAVRSSQSDLANSQAELVNAASSEERQRALAASKSGSEASLEQAVQAHKSAIADVGKAQANLDKALEQLSYAKLLAEFDGVVTATSAEVGQVVSAGSSVVTIARPDQRDAVIDVPEANFDKLHVGAPFDVALQLDPTVVAKGVIREIAPEAESLTRTSRTKITLIDPPEAFRIGSVITASATMPSNPFIVLPSSAILLKDDKPNVWLVDTAAAKVSLHPVTLDGPVVDGGSVKVTGGINPGERVVVAGVRKLSDGQAVRVDQGENP; this is encoded by the coding sequence ATGAGTTTTCGTCATTTCGTCCTACCCGTTCTCGGACTGGTCGTGCTGACCTCGTGCCAGAAGGAGGAGGCCCACAAGGAACCTATCCGTCCGGTCCTTTCCATCATTGCCAAGCCATCCGAAGCGTCCTCGCTTTCGTTGCCAGGAACGGTCGATGCGCGATTCGAGACGCAGCTGGCGTTTCGGGTGCTCGGGCGCGTCATCGCACGCAATGTCAGTGTCGGCGATATCGTCAAGAAGGGCGATGTCGTTGCAGCCATCGATCCGTTGTCGCTTGAACTTGCGGTCAGAAGCTCGCAATCCGATCTGGCAAACAGCCAGGCGGAGCTTGTCAACGCGGCTTCCAGCGAAGAGCGACAGCGAGCTCTCGCGGCCTCGAAGTCGGGAAGTGAAGCCTCGCTCGAGCAGGCGGTGCAGGCCCACAAGAGCGCGATTGCAGACGTCGGCAAGGCGCAGGCCAACCTAGACAAGGCGCTGGAGCAGCTTAGCTACGCAAAGCTGCTCGCTGAGTTCGATGGCGTGGTCACCGCAACCTCGGCCGAAGTCGGCCAGGTCGTATCGGCGGGATCGAGCGTGGTGACGATTGCCCGTCCCGACCAGCGCGATGCGGTGATCGACGTTCCGGAGGCGAACTTCGACAAGCTGCATGTCGGCGCGCCCTTCGATGTCGCGCTGCAGCTCGATCCGACGGTGGTCGCCAAAGGGGTGATCCGCGAGATCGCCCCGGAGGCAGAATCGCTGACCCGCACCAGCCGCACGAAAATCACGCTGATCGACCCGCCCGAGGCATTTCGCATCGGCTCGGTGATCACTGCGTCGGCGACCATGCCTTCCAATCCGTTCATCGTGCTGCCGTCCTCTGCCATCCTGCTGAAGGACGACAAGCCGAATGTCTGGCTCGTCGATACGGCTGCGGCCAAGGTCTCCCTTCATCCGGTGACACTTGACGGACCAGTCGTGGACGGCGGTTCCGTGAAGGTCACGGGAGGCATTAATCCTGGCGAACGCGTTGTCGTCGCCGGAGTGCGTAAACTGAGCGACGGCCAGGCTGTCCGGGTCGATCAAGGTGAAAATCCGTGA